The Augochlora pura isolate Apur16 chromosome 4, APUR_v2.2.1, whole genome shotgun sequence genome segment AATAGGTGGATTCCTTTCCCGAAAGCTACCTAGACCGCCTctgtttctatatatatatatatgtaccaCGAAACCGTCCCTACCTTTATCCCTGTCTAAGACAGGACTCGCTAGAAAAGTCTTACTGCGGGCCCAGAACGAGACagctctccttctcttttccTCAATCCTCGCCGCCACCAAATTTACTAGACCTCTTACAGACGCGGCAACAATTGGTGACCCCAGACAACGAACACAACCTTCTGAGCCTGCGCATTGAACCCCGGTAGGGATAAGTTCCCACATATGGTGCTACATTTAAATTTGAAGGAGTATGCATATACTCGTGTcaaatattacattgtatcTTACgtcttatttttcatattttattacacataTTTACTACTAcaccaataaaaataagaaagcaTATTTCTATAACAACGACTTATCATGAACTCAGATGTCTAAAGTTGtattttcctaataaaaacaaacaaatattttacaattaattacattagTTGAGGAAAACATTCAAAAGACATGTCTAAAATCATGAAACAAGACATTAAAAACGAAAGATgaggtttaaaaaaaatattgttcaattgcCCATGGATTTATTTGACCATTCCTTGCTAGCGTGTAAGTTCTTTGTAGAATCGATATTCATTTGTTTCGTCCTAACATGACCCCTTTAATCTAAAAACTGCATGGTGTGtgttgcaattaaataaaaaaaaacacatcGTTTTTACTTATATTGAATTATGGAAAACAGTGGCTTCTATCCTTGTAGCAAATTCATCGGGCCAATTGTGTGATTAATGCTGCACACATCTCAAAGAATTCCATTGTGTGATGACCCGTCATTTGCGGCGGTGGAAGTGTCGGatctataataaaacttaccattaaaaaaatataaaattcaaattcgtaTTAATGTACTACTTTACCGCGTCCtatttcttctccttcttcgcTGGACAAGGATTTGAAGTCTAACAAAAAACTTTTACTATCAACTTGATAAAGTTGCAACGACATTTTGCTATATCTATCAGTTATCTTATTTCTTTGACGCACACGAACGCTGTACGCATTTATGATCTTCCATTCCTGAAAAAGATAGCGAGCAGTCctgaattattgaaacaattaataactttCATTATGTACAAGTAAAACTGCTTACAAAGTTGAGAGCTTTCATAGCTCGATAAACTTCGTTCATAATGTCGTTAGGTTTTGACTGTGAGCGAATTCCCAAGTGCCATTTAGCCCGCTTTACGGGAGTGCCACGATTACCTTGCGTTTGCGATGACGTACTTCCTTGAGAACTTTGTCGTTCTCGCAATgctacaaatataaaataaatatgttaaaagttaataatatttcataggTTGTTGAGAGAATCAAGTATTGTTTAAGACTTGTTACAAACGCACGTGCTATTCTTTCCGGATGCGGTCTCAGAGGGCTGTTGTTGGAATCATTGGGACTAAAAGCTACAGGGGGCGGGCTAGAAGCCACATAGAAATCTTTTAATTCCGCTTTAGCAGCCTCGTCggcgattaatttattgtctaTTATCAAATGGTAGGCAATTGCTAGTTGATCGTGCGGATCTCCACCTAATAATGCTGAGTGAACTTCAGCTTCCTTTACATTAAATTTGTCACAAACTTCGTTTACCGcatctatattaattacagaagAGTCCTGTTCAACAGGTGATGGAAACAGATACGTGGGCAAGTCCTTTTGGAACCATTCATGCTTTCTAAAACAGAATTGATATTTAGCTGAAGCATTACTAGATTTTAATGTCgaaagtaacaattaattgtagcaaatattttatacttgatATCTTCTATGGTTGCCCTTTTCATAGGATCCACTTGTAACATGTGACACAAAAGATTTACAACAGATTTATTCAGGTACTCCGGAATAGGAAAAACGCCAGCTGGAAGGAACATTTTTGTATCAGTTTTCCTGTACAGAATGAACCATAATAATCATATGTTAGTACTACcgacatttaattttacgaaaaagTGTTGGTACGTGTTCATCATCGAATGGTAATGTACCGCAAAGCAGcgcatataatataattccgCAAGACCAGATATCGACTTCAGGACCAGCATAAAGCTTTCCTGAAATTACTTCCGGTGCCGCATAGTTTGGAGAACCGCAGGAAGTACGCAAAAACTCTCCATCCATCATCATGTTTGATAAACCTTAAGTTACATAAAAGTTCATGTAAATAAACCTTATTCATTCTGTATGGTATACAAGACATTTGTTCGTAGTTATttgaaaagtaaattaaataaattaaacagatTCCAGAGATGTTACTGAATGTCTTGTACTTTGTCaaagcttttatttaatatataataaaatcccaGCTCTATCCAAATACCGAAATCTGCTATTTTTACATGTAGATTCTGATCTAAAAGAAGATTTTCAGGTTTTAGGTCACGGTGAACTATCATGTGCCTATGACAGTAATCAACTCCTGAAATGATCTGCTGAAAAAATCTTCGTGCCTCATATTCTTTAAGTTTCCCATGTTTCACGATATAGTCGAATAGTTCACCACCAGACACATATTccattatcataaatatatctgTAGGTGTGCTTATGACTTGATatctattagaaaaatataatttagccgacaattattaaatattttaacatatatatgATCATCAACCTCACAATTTAATGATGTGAGGATGTCTAAAAagtttcaaattttgtatttctctTCTAATTTTTCCCACCACATCGAGGCTTTTGATTTTTTGACGATTCAGTATTTTTACAGCAACTTTATGTTTTGTCAAAACATGTTCTCCAACTGTAGAAACagtatgaattataaataatttggtaACAATATTCTCATGGGAGACATACACGAATAATGTTATACGTACTTTTTACTTTACCAAACGTTCCAACACCTAAAGTTTGTCCGAGCGTATAATGACCTATCTTAACAATAGGTTGTGGCTGATTAGATGGAATCTTTTCAGACATTTTggatatttctgtaataaaatttttgcaaggaattaaaagaactttcttaaggataaatatttgaaactatttaaaatgaaCGTTTTGATGTTTAGAGTTTTGTTTTAATACCAAATGTACTTAAAGACGAACCGTTGTAAACACCGTTCAACGCAACTAATTACTGTCATCACACGTATGCGATAAACTTATAGCAGATTACAGCAaggtcgaataaaataaaaaaaacaattgatttcgTTGACTTGGTTGTTTTCTAAAAGCGtgattgttatattataccgAAGAATGTAAGAGcacgtaaaattaaaagacaacTTATTTACGCAAAGTCCTAGATCGGATTGCTAATGATTTCAATCACCTGATACTATTTACATGTTCCCTGACACATATTATCTTGAAGACACTATGTACATTGCACAGCCATTCGATGCAGTGTTTCAATCATTTATCATGTAACCTAAAGAATAGGAAGTTGCTGGTCAATTTTCCGTCCGCAGATCtttttgatttttcgaaagaTGGAACTGTTCATTTCTgttcattattaaaatgtttcactCTAAGTAGACTATATACGCGCAGCACTGCTTAAACCAGGTTGGCGGCACTTATGAAATAATCATGCCATATTTAGAAAACAGATTTTCAAAAGCTGCATCGATCAACTACAGgcttcaatttatattatcaattattataatgcagTTATCAAAATAAGTATGtacttttaatttgattttactaAAAAGAGTCACGGACTTAAGTGATAAGTCGATGGTAATAATGTACCGCGTTTCTCTGTACGATCTACATATCTACCTTGCAACCTTAACTCTGTCCCAGGttgttttcaaataatcaTCGAATAACCATTTCAATGCAAAACAGTTTGTTCAATTGTCATGTATCATGTATGTACTGTATCTTCCTTCGAACTGTGTATTGTAGGTTCCGCCTTTAATAAGAACAAGAAAACCTATAATTGCTCACTCCATTGGATTTATTAATGTTCCTGTTAGTCCACCATACTAAATAGAGTAACATCAATATGTCGGAGAAAGAAAGTCCGATTAAATACTTCCTAAGCGGAGGATTCGGTGGAATATGTACTGTAATCGCAGGACATCCTTTGGATACGATCAAAGTAAGGTTACACTATTATTGTTAAGTAAAACAATCAATTAATGTTGCATAAAGAATCGTAATTGTTTATAAGGTTGAGTGCTTACTTTACTATACATTCGgcataaataatgataatttaataaacagttGAAATACacttttactatttatttttgtttcaccAGAATGAATAGAACATGTTGTTCAAGtttcttctatattaaaaCTGAGAACCTTAAAAAAAGTAACTATTCTTTCCATTGATATAAATaggtattataaaaagaacaatGAGTGTTAACAGGTTCGTCTTCAAACTATGCCTGTGCCTGGCCCAAATGGAATAGCTCTTTACAGTGGAACACTAGATTGTGCTAAGAAAACAATAGCAAGAGAAGGAGTTCGTGGTTTATATAAAGGTATAAAATAGGTCATTGattaagataattaatttaattgtttaaattaaaaattataagcaaaattataaagacacTTAACAGTTTATATACcagattatttacaattaataattgtttccttAGGTATGGGTGCACCTTTACTCGGTGTAGCTCCAATATTTGCTATAAGTTTCTATGGTTTTGGTCTTGGCAAGCAACTAATAAGGAAGACTGACAATGAACAATTAATGCCGATACAATTATTTGCTGCTGGTGCATTTAGCGGCATTTTTACAACCTTTATAATGACACCTggtgaaagaataaaatgtctTCTACAGATACAACAAGGAGATGCAAAACCAAAATATAAGGGACCTATTGATTGTGCAAAACAGCTTTATAAAGAGGGAGGAATAAGAAGTATATATAAAGGTACCTGTGCTACTCTTCTGAGAGGTACGTGAAATCACTTTatcatttgttttctttttcatttattttgatagCAAACAATACTATGTATATAGATTATCTTCCTCATTGTATTCCatcatattttaatgtttttattaaaaatattttatcttgtaTGTATCTCTAACTATGCCCAAGTTTATATACAAactcaattacattgtatgtTCAATCATGCAAATGCTAAAAATCATACATTTAACgaaatcaattcttttaaacataaaaagttgaaaattaagaattttactACATCTGAGCTTTGTTTCTGagctttttgtttttatacaaatattaattacttgtaAATTATCTAACTGATGATGTTGTCTTCGTAAAAGCTCCTTCCAGTGGGagattttttcaaatgttttcttCTCAAACTTCTACATTGCAAACCTCCTTTTCGTAATGCATAGAAAACTCCCCAGTTTCGCAATCCTTTCGGAGTCGAGCAACGTGGTGCTGTTTCTCGTAATCTGTTCacctatttaaagaaaaagaaaaatacaatatttttatcattatgtTCCAACGCAACATGATTTAAAGGACACCTCATTATGTTTACCAATTGAGGATTCCATGTGGTCATAGAACAAGTACAATCCCATGGATTACCATCTAATCTAACGGTTGTTACTTGTTGCTGTTTATTTGGGCCACGCAACATCTTGAAAAAATCTAGAGGAAGCatagtcaatttattttttgtaagaATGATTTCCTTAAGTTCCTTTTGTTGTTGTATTCCAAAGAGACCAGGCGGAATAAATCCTAATTCGTTGTTAGATAAATCTATGCGTTTAACATGTTCTAACCCATAAAAGGCATCCATAGATATTTTACGAATATGGCAATGACTTAAATCAAGATCCTGCAGTTGGATTAAATCCACAAACGCATCGAATTCTAtgcttgaaatatttccacgTGCTTTTAGCTGTAGTAACTGTCGCATTCCTTGAAATACGAAGCGTTCCAAAACATGTATCTCTAAATTGTACAGATGCAAAACTTGAAGTTGATGCAATCCCAAAAaggaatttttctgcaaatacAGTTTCGAGTATTCCCCTCCCAAGAATAATTTGATCGTTGTATTCATAATTTCAAAGGTActagaaacaaaaaatttgttcttaGCATATACTTAAGCATATATTAACTTATTTAtaagaaactattaaaattacctTGGA includes the following:
- the Ampkalpha gene encoding AMP-activated protein kinase alpha subunit, translated to MSEKIPSNQPQPIVKIGHYTLGQTLGVGTFGKVKIGEHVLTKHKVAVKILNRQKIKSLDVVGKIRREIQNLKLFRHPHIIKLYQVISTPTDIFMIMEYVSGGELFDYIVKHGKLKEYEARRFFQQIISGVDYCHRHMIVHRDLKPENLLLDQNLHVKIADFGLSNMMMDGEFLRTSCGSPNYAAPEVISGKLYAGPEVDIWSCGIILYALLCGTLPFDDEHVPTLFRKIKSGVFPIPEYLNKSVVNLLCHMLQVDPMKRATIEDIKKHEWFQKDLPTYLFPSPVEQDSSVINIDAVNEVCDKFNVKEAEVHSALLGGDPHDQLAIAYHLIIDNKLIADEAAKAELKDFYVASSPPPVAFSPNDSNNSPLRPHPERIAPLRERQSSQGSTSSQTQGNRGTPVKRAKWHLGIRSQSKPNDIMNEVYRAMKALNFEWKIINAYSVRVRQRNKITDRYSKMSLQLYQVDSKSFLLDFKSLSSEEGEEIGRDPTLPPPQMTGHHTMEFFEMCAALITQLAR
- the Colt gene encoding carnitine/acylcarnitine carrier protein colt, mitochondrial isoform X1, coding for MSEKESPIKYFLSGGFGGICTVIAGHPLDTIKVRLQTMPVPGPNGIALYSGTLDCAKKTIAREGVRGLYKGMGAPLLGVAPIFAISFYGFGLGKQLIRKTDNEQLMPIQLFAAGAFSGIFTTFIMTPGERIKCLLQIQQGDAKPKYKGPIDCAKQLYKEGGIRSIYKGTCATLLRDIPASGMYFATYECLKNWLTPEDGSLGLLPTIFAGGCAGIANWIVGMPPDVLKSRLQSAPEGTYKNGIRDVFVALIKKEGPKALYKGCVPVMLRAFPANAACFVGFEICMNFLNLVLPGL
- the Colt gene encoding carnitine/acylcarnitine carrier protein colt, mitochondrial isoform X2, which translates into the protein MPVPGPNGIALYSGTLDCAKKTIAREGVRGLYKGMGAPLLGVAPIFAISFYGFGLGKQLIRKTDNEQLMPIQLFAAGAFSGIFTTFIMTPGERIKCLLQIQQGDAKPKYKGPIDCAKQLYKEGGIRSIYKGTCATLLRDIPASGMYFATYECLKNWLTPEDGSLGLLPTIFAGGCAGIANWIVGMPPDVLKSRLQSAPEGTYKNGIRDVFVALIKKEGPKALYKGCVPVMLRAFPANAACFVGFEICMNFLNLVLPGL